The Caulifigura coniformis genome includes a region encoding these proteins:
- a CDS encoding ArnT family glycosyltransferase produces MALAAVLASGERGLFVPQLAQAPGLTLDEGFNVAAGVYLVDALEAQGIGSLHPAAIREVYGSRNYNPDHPPLGRWALGFMHEYLKGNADSPFVETAARPASAIAFALTVFIAGWFLQKWFGPLAGNAAAFAVAILPRQFAHAHLASLETFIGLAYAACVFVTADRCTLKSAPPGWRSFVLPGVLFGLALLTKMQAVFLGPAVGVWALTQWKLKAVPRVALFGAVGLAVFFIGWPWLWLDPLAHVKEYFARTTERQTLYCFYWGERWADADVPWHYPWVMFAVTVPIGLHLLATLGLWRSRSLQFQAPVEFPPSPTVADTPHTTRSWGIDPRVQLILWAIVVPLAVFTKPGIRVYDGERLFGVVFPLWGALAGLGAAILLRRFPGRTTAGLLTVGLAAQAWGIPALNPFQLSYYNALTGGLAGADRLGFERSYWMEGLTDSFQREIVAKIPRGSRIDVAPVLHPIYLPHLLRQSPILQAAGISLAPYDDKRPDGSPYVLLFQRRADPWTSLDPPPAGTTILDEVKRSGVPLVTLLKLP; encoded by the coding sequence ATGGCTCTGGCCGCAGTTCTGGCCAGCGGAGAACGGGGACTCTTCGTCCCGCAACTCGCCCAGGCCCCGGGCCTGACACTCGATGAAGGGTTCAACGTCGCGGCCGGCGTCTATCTCGTCGACGCGCTCGAGGCCCAGGGGATCGGCAGCCTCCACCCCGCCGCCATTCGCGAGGTCTACGGCAGCCGCAACTACAACCCCGACCACCCGCCGCTCGGCCGCTGGGCGCTCGGATTCATGCACGAGTACCTCAAGGGGAACGCAGACTCCCCGTTCGTTGAAACTGCGGCCCGGCCCGCATCGGCCATCGCGTTCGCTCTCACCGTCTTCATCGCCGGCTGGTTCCTCCAGAAATGGTTTGGGCCTCTCGCCGGAAACGCCGCCGCGTTCGCCGTCGCCATCCTCCCGCGCCAGTTCGCCCACGCGCATCTCGCGTCGCTGGAGACCTTCATCGGGCTCGCCTACGCGGCCTGCGTATTCGTCACTGCCGACCGGTGCACCCTGAAGTCAGCCCCTCCCGGATGGCGTTCCTTCGTGCTCCCTGGCGTGCTCTTCGGGCTGGCCCTCCTGACGAAGATGCAGGCCGTGTTTCTCGGCCCGGCCGTGGGAGTGTGGGCCCTGACGCAGTGGAAGCTCAAAGCGGTTCCGCGCGTCGCCCTGTTCGGGGCAGTGGGGCTCGCCGTGTTCTTCATCGGCTGGCCCTGGCTGTGGCTCGACCCGCTGGCACACGTGAAGGAGTACTTCGCCCGGACCACCGAACGTCAGACGCTCTATTGCTTCTACTGGGGCGAGCGCTGGGCGGACGCCGACGTTCCGTGGCACTACCCGTGGGTCATGTTCGCGGTCACGGTGCCGATTGGTCTACACCTCCTCGCCACCCTGGGGCTGTGGAGAAGTCGTAGTCTCCAGTTCCAGGCTCCCGTCGAATTCCCCCCGTCGCCAACAGTCGCCGACACGCCCCACACAACGCGATCTTGGGGCATCGATCCTCGCGTTCAGCTGATTCTCTGGGCGATCGTGGTTCCGCTGGCGGTCTTCACGAAACCAGGCATCCGCGTCTACGACGGCGAGCGTCTGTTTGGAGTGGTCTTCCCGCTCTGGGGCGCACTCGCGGGACTCGGAGCCGCCATCTTGCTGCGGCGTTTCCCCGGTCGTACCACGGCGGGCCTGCTCACCGTCGGGCTGGCCGCACAGGCGTGGGGGATCCCGGCCCTCAATCCGTTTCAGCTCAGTTACTACAACGCCCTCACCGGCGGCCTGGCCGGGGCCGATCGCCTTGGCTTCGAGCGCAGTTACTGGATGGAAGGACTGACCGATTCCTTCCAGCGGGAGATCGTCGCCAAGATTCCTCGCGGCAGCCGGATCGACGTCGCCCCGGTGCTGCACCCGATTTACCTGCCACACCTGCTCCGCCAGTCTCCGATCCTTCAGGCGGCCGGGATCTCCCTGGCCCCTTATGACGACAAGCGTCCCGACGGATCGCCCTACGTTCTTCTCTTTCAACGCAGGGCCGACCCCTGGACATCGCTCGATCCGCCCCCCGCCGGGACCACCATACTGGATGAAGTCAAACGTTCTGGCGTTCCTCTCGTGACGCTGCTCAAACTGCCATAG
- a CDS encoding HlyD family efflux transporter periplasmic adaptor subunit, producing the protein MQLDSTNSAQLTSSQRPVPLVMRADLVVEMMAYGDALYAVIKDPVALKYYRLQPQQFAMLERLDGQRSLVDLRDELQRDFPAVHFSVVDVQSLVTDLHDKGLVVSDRYRQGEVLRRKHREQSAKKIRQTVMNPLYIRLPGWDPDRTLTWMVRWLGWLFHPVTVALFLLIDVASLIFLAVRFDDISARLPEFHQFFAWPNLAYLWATMALTKVIHEFGHGLSCKYFGAECHGMGIMLLVFSPTMYCDVSDSWMLRNKWHRIAIAAAGMYIEVFIAALAIFMWWGSQPGLFNHLCLNVFFISTVTTVMFNANPLMRYDGYYMLSDYLEIPNLRQKASRMFQEVFSKYCLGSEMPVDPFMPSQKRHWFVIYAIATTVYQFVILFGVTLFLYTVLKPYGLQSIGIMAAVFSLTMTVGGLLWSLFQLIRMPRPEPLSRWRVSFTLACVAGIGALAVMVPVPWYAEAPFTIAPVQEEMVFAFVPGTLKEVHRRAGDEVRKGDIIAVLVNEDLEQKLDEVKAEEAAQQKEVQSYQDLDRPRDLLLAEQHLASLQAQRAEMEKMVAECTIRAPQPGFIVAAERKPEPTIEQAEERLSGWSGDPLGPKNIGSLIEARTPVCSIAANSRYEARLLVDQGDRRDIAVGQQVRMKLEHLPESTLDGKVESISARGIEFVPAVLSNKYKGPLPTVQDQQGREKLTSPAYQAAVPLDVDSLVVRTGMRGRARVIISHRSAWDWTWRWLRTTFQFKV; encoded by the coding sequence ATGCAACTCGACTCCACCAACTCCGCCCAGCTCACTTCTTCCCAGCGGCCTGTCCCGCTGGTGATGCGGGCCGATCTTGTCGTGGAAATGATGGCCTACGGCGATGCCCTCTACGCGGTCATCAAAGACCCCGTCGCCCTCAAATACTACCGACTGCAGCCGCAGCAGTTCGCGATGCTTGAGCGCCTCGATGGCCAGCGCAGCCTTGTCGATCTGCGCGACGAACTGCAGCGCGATTTTCCCGCCGTCCACTTCAGCGTGGTGGATGTGCAGTCACTGGTGACCGACCTCCACGACAAGGGGCTCGTCGTCTCGGACCGGTATCGGCAGGGTGAGGTCCTGCGCCGCAAGCATCGCGAGCAATCAGCCAAGAAGATCCGGCAGACGGTCATGAACCCGCTCTACATCCGCCTTCCGGGCTGGGATCCCGACCGGACCCTCACCTGGATGGTCCGCTGGCTGGGGTGGCTCTTTCACCCGGTCACGGTGGCCCTGTTCCTCCTGATCGATGTCGCCTCGCTCATTTTTCTCGCGGTCCGGTTCGACGACATCTCGGCCCGACTTCCCGAGTTCCACCAGTTCTTCGCCTGGCCCAACCTCGCGTATCTGTGGGCCACCATGGCCCTCACCAAGGTGATTCACGAATTCGGGCACGGCCTGTCCTGCAAATACTTCGGCGCGGAATGCCACGGCATGGGCATCATGCTGCTCGTGTTCAGCCCCACCATGTACTGCGACGTCAGCGACTCGTGGATGCTCCGCAACAAGTGGCATCGCATCGCGATCGCCGCCGCGGGGATGTACATCGAAGTCTTCATTGCCGCGCTGGCCATCTTCATGTGGTGGGGCAGCCAGCCAGGCCTCTTCAATCACCTCTGCCTCAACGTCTTCTTCATCTCGACGGTCACCACCGTCATGTTCAACGCCAACCCCCTGATGCGCTACGACGGCTACTACATGCTGTCGGACTACCTCGAAATTCCGAACCTGCGCCAAAAGGCCAGCCGGATGTTCCAGGAAGTCTTCTCGAAATACTGCCTGGGCTCCGAGATGCCCGTCGATCCGTTCATGCCGTCCCAGAAACGGCACTGGTTCGTGATTTACGCCATCGCCACGACCGTCTACCAGTTCGTGATCCTCTTCGGCGTGACGCTCTTCCTGTACACCGTGCTCAAACCGTATGGTCTACAGAGCATCGGAATCATGGCCGCCGTCTTCTCGCTGACAATGACGGTCGGCGGCCTGCTCTGGAGCCTCTTTCAACTCATTCGCATGCCACGCCCGGAACCCCTCAGCCGCTGGAGAGTCTCTTTCACGCTCGCCTGCGTGGCCGGCATCGGCGCGCTGGCGGTCATGGTTCCCGTCCCCTGGTATGCGGAGGCACCCTTCACGATCGCCCCCGTCCAGGAGGAAATGGTTTTCGCCTTCGTCCCCGGAACGCTCAAGGAAGTCCACAGGCGGGCAGGGGATGAAGTCCGGAAAGGCGACATCATCGCGGTTCTCGTCAACGAGGATCTCGAGCAGAAGCTCGACGAAGTGAAGGCGGAAGAAGCCGCGCAGCAGAAGGAAGTGCAGTCCTACCAGGACCTCGACCGCCCGAGGGACCTGCTCCTCGCAGAGCAGCATCTGGCGTCCCTCCAGGCCCAGCGTGCCGAGATGGAGAAAATGGTCGCCGAGTGCACGATCCGCGCGCCGCAGCCCGGCTTCATCGTCGCGGCCGAGAGAAAGCCCGAGCCCACGATCGAACAGGCGGAAGAGCGACTCAGCGGCTGGTCGGGCGATCCGCTGGGCCCGAAGAACATCGGCAGCCTCATCGAAGCGCGAACGCCCGTCTGCAGCATTGCGGCCAACTCGCGCTACGAGGCCCGCCTCCTCGTCGACCAGGGAGACCGTCGCGACATTGCCGTCGGCCAACAGGTACGCATGAAGCTCGAGCACCTGCCGGAATCGACCCTTGATGGCAAGGTGGAATCGATCTCCGCCCGGGGAATCGAATTCGTCCCGGCCGTGCTGTCGAACAAGTACAAGGGACCGCTCCCCACCGTCCAGGACCAGCAGGGCCGGGAGAAGCTCACCAGCCCCGCCTATCAGGCGGCCGTCCCGCTCGACGTTGATTCACTCGTCGTCCGCACCGGCATGCGGGGCCGGGCACGGGTCATCATCTCGCACCGCTCCGCCTGGGACTGGACCTGGCGCTGGCTGAGGACGACCTTCCAGTTCAAGGTGTAG
- a CDS encoding flagellar biosynthesis anti-sigma factor FlgM, translating to MHVYRLHSSEVVASPVTSRSSGSALNATSSDGKDTHEGVSADAGSGVSALLTQLRQSPEIRQAVVEQARGKIASGEYFTRTSAEATAEALLRNES from the coding sequence ATGCACGTCTACCGACTGCATAGTTCAGAAGTTGTCGCCAGTCCCGTGACATCACGGTCGAGCGGCAGCGCGCTGAATGCGACAAGCTCCGACGGCAAGGACACGCACGAAGGCGTGTCTGCGGATGCCGGTTCTGGCGTGTCTGCGTTGTTGACGCAGTTGCGGCAGTCTCCGGAGATCCGGCAGGCAGTGGTGGAGCAGGCACGTGGAAAGATCGCCTCAGGCGAGTATTTCACGCGCACCTCCGCCGAGGCGACGGCGGAGGCGTTACTGCGGAACGAGTCGTAA
- a CDS encoding DUF2254 domain-containing protein — MLSQRWRWNLQRLTKRLWARATLFCLLGIITALIANVLSPYISYRLSKGLGADAVESILTILASSMLTVTVFSLSTMVSAASAAANGATPRATRLLLEDSTAQSALSTFLGGFLFSLVGIIALNSNYYGDGGRSVMFLVTLAVIGMIVVTLVQWIDYLARLGRVGETIDLVEKTASTIMRQYVEDPDLGGTRLVSIPSDALPVTTNSIGYLLHVDAGQLSAISDELDADIFLATRPGTYCSPVRPLAHVLPRGQDFDEQEATRKILKAFSIGDDRSFDQDPRFGLVVLCEIGCRALSPAINDSGTAIDVIGTLIRVLSPLAGIDREDREVKHPRLFVPRISLEDFFEDAFLPLARDGASRVEVGLRLQKAAAALASMGRPELTTAAEGFAASALDRSLRALEFQEDRDRLEREAFRSETH; from the coding sequence ATGCTCTCACAGCGCTGGCGCTGGAATCTGCAGCGTCTGACGAAGCGGCTCTGGGCGCGGGCAACGCTGTTTTGCCTTCTGGGCATCATCACCGCACTGATTGCCAATGTTCTTTCCCCCTACATCTCTTACCGACTGAGCAAAGGGCTCGGCGCGGATGCCGTCGAGAGCATCCTGACGATTCTCGCCTCCAGCATGCTGACGGTGACCGTCTTCTCGCTCTCGACGATGGTCTCCGCCGCGTCCGCCGCCGCCAACGGCGCGACGCCGCGCGCCACGCGGCTGCTGCTGGAGGATTCCACCGCACAGTCCGCACTCTCGACGTTCCTGGGCGGGTTTCTCTTCAGCCTCGTCGGAATCATCGCCCTCAACTCGAATTACTACGGAGACGGTGGTCGAAGCGTCATGTTCCTCGTGACGCTCGCCGTGATCGGGATGATCGTGGTCACGCTGGTGCAGTGGATCGACTATCTCGCCCGACTGGGACGCGTCGGCGAAACGATCGACCTCGTCGAGAAAACGGCGTCCACCATCATGCGGCAGTACGTGGAAGATCCGGACCTCGGCGGCACGCGCCTCGTTTCAATTCCTTCAGACGCACTGCCGGTCACCACGAATTCGATTGGCTACCTGCTGCACGTCGATGCGGGACAACTCTCCGCCATCTCCGACGAACTCGATGCCGACATCTTCCTGGCAACTCGCCCGGGAACGTACTGCTCTCCCGTGCGGCCGCTCGCCCATGTGTTGCCGCGCGGACAGGACTTCGACGAACAGGAGGCGACGCGAAAGATTCTGAAGGCGTTCTCCATCGGCGATGACCGTTCGTTCGACCAGGATCCTCGGTTTGGACTGGTCGTCCTCTGTGAAATCGGCTGCCGGGCGCTTTCGCCGGCGATCAACGACTCCGGCACGGCCATCGACGTCATCGGCACACTGATTCGGGTCCTGTCGCCCCTGGCCGGCATCGACCGCGAGGATCGTGAAGTGAAGCACCCACGTCTCTTCGTGCCGCGGATCTCGCTGGAAGACTTCTTCGAAGACGCATTCCTGCCGCTCGCCCGCGACGGAGCATCGCGCGTCGAAGTCGGACTTCGACTCCAGAAAGCCGCGGCCGCCCTGGCATCTATGGGGCGCCCGGAGCTGACCACGGCCGCCGAAGGTTTCGCCGCTTCGGCGCTCGATCGCTCACTCCGGGCTCTGGAGTTTCAGGAAGATCGGGACCGCCTGGAACGGGAAGCGTTCCGATCAGAGACGCACTGA
- a CDS encoding AAA family ATPase yields MMPQGLALLIRAGNPLIAIETADEQRAREIVLQAGKECDRLTMEWSMTCGLKPIEAAGFTDLETLDNKPIAALEYIRDMGPGNAVYIFKDLAPHGKDAHLHRTIRDILPRMTEWNSTLILIESQPIPAELRRLTVQFEIGWPTFDELENVVKATFSKIRRNSKKEVIGNVTRREVEQIVQTLRGLSCEQAERVVAAAIYHDHCLTGNDIAKIVEAKRTLLGSAGCLEAIAVDLHIDDVAGLRALKGWLKQRRGGYTLEAREFGLEPPRGVLMLGVPGCGKSLCAKAVAADWGMPLLRLDPGVLYQKYIGESESQLRKALSQAEAMAPAILWIDEIEKAFASASESSSDGGLSKRMFGTLLSWMQDHRHPIFMIATANDVSALPPELMRKGRFDEVFFIDLPSRAVRLEVLAIHLRKRNRDPHKFDLSALADATEGFSGAELEQVIVSALFEAFSERAQLSNEHLVAAVCQTRPLATLAAERVQILRDWALDRCVDADGPTK; encoded by the coding sequence ATGATGCCCCAAGGCCTCGCGCTTCTTATCCGGGCCGGCAATCCCCTGATCGCCATCGAGACAGCTGACGAGCAGCGGGCACGCGAGATCGTCCTGCAGGCCGGAAAAGAGTGTGACCGGCTCACCATGGAGTGGTCCATGACGTGCGGTCTCAAGCCGATTGAGGCGGCCGGGTTCACGGATCTGGAAACGCTCGACAACAAACCGATCGCGGCTCTCGAATACATTCGCGATATGGGGCCCGGGAACGCCGTCTACATCTTCAAGGACCTCGCTCCGCACGGCAAAGACGCACACCTGCACCGCACGATCCGCGACATCCTCCCCAGGATGACGGAATGGAACTCGACTCTCATCCTGATCGAGTCGCAACCGATCCCCGCCGAGCTTCGCCGGCTGACCGTTCAATTCGAAATCGGCTGGCCGACCTTTGACGAACTCGAAAACGTCGTCAAAGCGACCTTCTCCAAGATCCGGCGGAACTCGAAGAAGGAAGTCATCGGAAACGTCACCCGCCGCGAAGTGGAGCAGATCGTCCAGACGCTCCGCGGACTGAGTTGCGAGCAGGCCGAACGCGTTGTCGCAGCCGCCATCTATCACGACCACTGCCTCACCGGGAACGACATCGCCAAGATCGTCGAAGCCAAACGCACTCTGCTCGGCTCCGCCGGGTGCCTGGAAGCGATCGCCGTCGACCTCCACATTGATGATGTCGCCGGCCTGCGGGCGCTGAAGGGCTGGCTCAAGCAGCGTCGTGGAGGCTACACACTCGAAGCCCGCGAGTTCGGTCTCGAGCCACCGCGCGGCGTGCTCATGCTCGGCGTGCCCGGCTGCGGAAAGAGCCTGTGCGCCAAAGCCGTCGCGGCCGACTGGGGCATGCCGCTCCTCCGGCTCGATCCCGGCGTCCTCTACCAGAAGTACATCGGCGAAAGTGAAAGCCAGCTTCGGAAGGCGCTCTCACAGGCCGAGGCGATGGCCCCCGCCATTCTGTGGATCGATGAAATCGAAAAGGCGTTCGCGTCTGCGTCCGAATCGTCCTCCGACGGTGGTTTATCCAAGCGGATGTTCGGGACGCTCCTGTCCTGGATGCAGGATCACCGCCATCCCATCTTCATGATCGCCACGGCCAACGACGTCTCGGCCCTGCCGCCGGAACTGATGCGTAAAGGCCGCTTCGACGAAGTGTTCTTCATCGATCTCCCGTCCCGCGCCGTCCGACTCGAAGTCCTCGCGATCCACCTGCGGAAGCGCAACCGCGATCCGCACAAGTTCGATCTCAGCGCCCTCGCCGATGCCACCGAAGGCTTCAGCGGCGCGGAGCTGGAACAGGTGATTGTGAGTGCGTTGTTCGAGGCGTTTTCGGAGCGGGCACAACTGTCGAACGAGCACCTGGTCGCGGCGGTCTGCCAGACGCGCCCCCTCGCTACACTGGCGGCCGAGCGGGTGCAGATCCTGAGAGACTGGGCCCTCGATCGGTGTGTGGACGCAGACGGGCCAACGAAGTGA
- a CDS encoding flagellin N-terminal helical domain-containing protein: protein MGLSIANNVSSLNAQHNLGKASSNLAKSTERLSSGLKVNRGADGPAALVISEKQRAQIAGLQQAIDNADKATAVVQTAEGALNEINNLLVKVRSLALDSANAGVNDEDALAANQAEIDNALDTINRIAANTQFGQKKLLDGSSGISGVSTDTDVTVLKATGDTKAGNYAVSVTTAGERANVEAGTVQTANLAAEETLVVNGVSITLAAGLDKTGVISRINEFTDQTGVVADANGTGGATRLYSEAFGSDAEISVISNTAGAVDSSGLGTTELTDTGVDVVGTIGGTSFTGKGNVLTATSGNANGLKVELNAGTAATAVSTVTGAQGSVAVTDNSLVFQIGANQNQTAKIAIQKVNPNGLGTGVDGNQFNSLEDINVTSASKAQDSLAIIDEAIDEVTNLRGTLGAFQQNTLASTTANLQATLENTVNAESVIRDTDFATEVAEFTKQQVLVQAGTSVLKNANQQPQLALSLLN from the coding sequence ATGGGTCTGTCGATTGCGAACAATGTTTCTTCGTTGAATGCTCAGCACAACCTGGGCAAAGCGTCCAGCAACCTGGCGAAGTCGACGGAACGTCTGTCGTCCGGTCTGAAGGTGAACCGCGGCGCCGACGGTCCTGCGGCCCTCGTCATCTCGGAAAAGCAGCGTGCCCAGATCGCCGGTCTGCAACAGGCGATCGATAACGCCGACAAGGCGACCGCGGTCGTGCAGACGGCCGAAGGCGCGCTGAACGAAATCAACAACCTGCTGGTCAAGGTGCGCAGCCTCGCTCTGGACTCGGCCAACGCCGGTGTCAACGACGAAGACGCTCTGGCCGCGAACCAGGCGGAAATTGACAACGCCCTCGACACGATCAACCGTATCGCGGCGAACACGCAGTTCGGCCAGAAGAAGCTGCTGGACGGCTCCTCGGGTATCAGCGGCGTTTCGACCGACACCGACGTCACGGTGCTGAAGGCCACCGGAGACACCAAGGCCGGCAACTACGCCGTGTCGGTGACGACGGCTGGCGAGCGGGCGAACGTCGAGGCGGGCACGGTTCAGACGGCCAACCTCGCCGCTGAAGAAACGCTCGTCGTCAACGGCGTGTCGATCACGCTGGCCGCGGGTCTCGACAAGACGGGAGTGATCTCCCGTATCAACGAATTCACGGACCAGACCGGCGTGGTGGCCGATGCGAACGGCACCGGCGGCGCGACGCGGCTGTACTCGGAAGCGTTCGGATCGGACGCCGAGATCTCCGTGATCTCGAACACCGCCGGGGCGGTGGACAGCTCGGGACTGGGCACGACGGAACTGACCGATACGGGTGTCGACGTCGTCGGCACGATCGGCGGCACGAGCTTCACCGGCAAGGGCAACGTTCTGACGGCGACGTCGGGCAATGCCAACGGTCTGAAGGTCGAACTGAACGCCGGAACCGCCGCGACCGCTGTCAGCACCGTGACGGGCGCTCAGGGCTCGGTCGCCGTGACCGACAACTCGCTGGTGTTCCAGATCGGAGCCAACCAGAACCAGACCGCGAAGATCGCGATCCAGAAGGTGAACCCGAACGGTCTCGGCACGGGTGTGGACGGCAACCAGTTCAACAGCCTCGAAGACATCAACGTGACCTCGGCTTCGAAGGCCCAGGACTCGCTGGCGATCATTGACGAAGCGATTGACGAAGTCACGAACCTCCGCGGCACGCTGGGCGCCTTCCAGCAGAACACGCTGGCCTCGACGACTGCCAACCTGCAGGCGACTCTCGAGAACACCGTGAACGCGGAATCGGTGATCCGTGACACGGACTTCGCGACGGAAGTCGCCGAGTTCACGAAGCAGCAGGTGCTGGTGCAGGCCGGCACGAGCGTGCTGAAGAACGCCAACCAGCAGCCGCAGCTCGCCCTGTCGCTGCTGAACTAA
- the fliD gene encoding flagellar filament capping protein FliD, giving the protein MPTISGLATGIDTDSIVQELLKIRQTRIDVLTAQKKEVTDQQAAFKLIEADIISLRGQATTLSRSLNNVFDARKVTSSNEDALVATATSRAATGVYQVRVNSLAQAHQIASQGFASEDAEITQGTFELKAGSSSSATITIDSTNNTLQGLADSINGAGIGISATIVQDASNPGTPFKLLLTSSKTGVANQITLTNSLGASGGNAVQPTFDFNNPVQAAADSVVQLGTGTGAVTSTSATNTISNLINGVTLNLKQADATKTYSITVTRDTEAATESVQKFVDSYNSLMDEFATQFRYSSENNEAGLLLGNSTAQSLQQSVRESVLGTVAGVNGKANRLSAIGVTVTNDGKLEFDATKLGKVFAGEMPGVTANDVKRLFALDGVSSNGGIEFMLGSSKTAAPANGIQVDITQAAERAAVTATNSIGTSIVIDGTNDTLAAKLDGRTATDITITHGTYTRAELASALEAALNSHEAFSGRIASVGLAGDKLTIQSDAYGSVSQVAMTGGTAAAALGFSGAETSTGKDVAGTFIIDGQEELATGNGRLLQARSGNANTDGLQIRVSLTTSQVVSGVDGTITITHGVGARLDQTLGKMLDATTGRIKIVNDGFDDKLKALQTAIDRQNDFFDQQEKKLNDQFIALETTISALQTTATYLSAQLAGINGE; this is encoded by the coding sequence ATGCCCACGATCAGCGGACTCGCGACCGGCATCGACACCGACTCGATCGTCCAGGAGCTGCTCAAGATCCGTCAGACGCGAATCGACGTCCTGACGGCGCAGAAGAAGGAAGTCACCGATCAGCAGGCCGCGTTCAAGCTGATCGAGGCGGACATCATTTCGCTGCGGGGCCAGGCGACCACCCTCTCGCGGTCTCTGAACAACGTCTTCGACGCGCGAAAGGTCACGAGTTCGAACGAAGACGCGCTGGTGGCGACGGCCACGTCCCGCGCCGCGACCGGCGTGTACCAGGTCAGAGTCAACTCGCTGGCGCAGGCGCACCAGATCGCGTCGCAGGGCTTCGCCAGCGAAGACGCCGAGATCACGCAGGGGACGTTCGAACTCAAAGCCGGTTCGAGCAGCAGCGCGACGATCACGATCGACAGCACGAACAACACGCTGCAGGGGCTGGCCGATTCGATCAACGGAGCGGGGATCGGGATCTCGGCCACCATCGTGCAGGATGCGTCGAATCCCGGGACGCCGTTCAAGCTGCTGCTGACGTCCAGCAAGACCGGCGTCGCCAACCAGATCACGCTGACGAACAGCCTGGGAGCATCGGGAGGCAACGCGGTCCAGCCGACGTTCGATTTCAACAACCCGGTGCAGGCGGCGGCGGATTCCGTCGTCCAACTGGGCACCGGCACGGGCGCTGTCACGTCGACCAGCGCGACCAACACGATCTCGAACCTGATCAACGGCGTCACGCTGAACCTGAAGCAGGCGGATGCGACCAAGACGTACTCGATCACGGTGACGCGCGACACCGAAGCGGCTACCGAATCCGTCCAGAAGTTTGTCGACAGTTACAACTCGCTGATGGACGAGTTCGCGACGCAGTTTCGATACTCGTCGGAGAACAACGAGGCCGGCCTCCTGCTGGGGAACTCGACCGCGCAGAGTCTGCAGCAGTCGGTCCGGGAATCGGTGCTTGGGACGGTGGCTGGCGTGAACGGCAAGGCCAACCGGCTGTCGGCCATCGGCGTGACGGTCACGAACGACGGCAAGCTGGAGTTCGATGCGACGAAGCTCGGGAAGGTCTTCGCGGGCGAAATGCCGGGCGTGACGGCCAACGACGTCAAACGGCTGTTCGCGCTGGACGGCGTGAGTTCCAACGGCGGCATCGAGTTCATGCTTGGCTCGTCGAAAACGGCGGCCCCTGCGAATGGCATCCAGGTCGACATCACGCAGGCCGCAGAGCGGGCTGCCGTTACGGCCACGAACTCGATTGGGACCTCGATCGTCATCGATGGAACGAACGACACGCTGGCGGCGAAGCTTGACGGTCGAACCGCGACCGATATCACGATCACCCACGGAACCTATACCCGCGCGGAACTGGCGTCCGCCCTGGAAGCGGCGCTGAACAGCCACGAGGCTTTCTCAGGACGCATTGCTTCGGTTGGCCTGGCGGGCGACAAGCTCACGATTCAGTCGGATGCTTACGGCTCGGTCTCGCAGGTGGCGATGACCGGCGGAACTGCGGCCGCGGCGCTGGGATTCTCCGGGGCCGAGACATCGACCGGAAAGGATGTGGCGGGAACGTTCATCATCGACGGCCAGGAAGAGCTGGCCACCGGGAACGGGCGGCTTCTGCAGGCGAGATCGGGCAACGCCAACACGGACGGCCTGCAGATTCGCGTTTCGCTGACGACGTCCCAGGTCGTTTCCGGCGTGGACGGAACGATCACGATCACGCATGGCGTGGGGGCGCGGCTTGACCAGACTCTCGGGAAGATGCTGGATGCGACAACAGGCCGGATCAAGATCGTCAACGACGGTTTTGACGACAAGCTGAAGGCTCTTCAGACCGCAATCGATCGCCAGAACGACTTCTTTGACCAGCAGGAGAAGAAACTGAACGATCAGTTCATCGCTCTCGAAACCACGATCTCGGCACTCCAGACGACTGCGACCTATCTCTCGGCGCAGCTGGCTGGCATCAACGGCGAATAA